A single region of the Eublepharis macularius isolate TG4126 chromosome 14, MPM_Emac_v1.0, whole genome shotgun sequence genome encodes:
- the TMEM150A gene encoding transmembrane protein 150A has translation MTAWIVLPISLSAFSITGIWIVYAMAVMNHHVCPVENWSYNESCSSEPAKHGYPKSCCTLDDIPLISKCGTYPPESCLFSLIGNVGAFMVVVICFLRYGQLIEQSHSSWVNTTALIIGCTNAAGLVIVGNFQVEYAKYLHYIGACVAFPAGLLFVCLQCVLSYHVAVSVLDFWMAHLRVFLTTVALISLVLSGIFFVQESFLLQHMTAICEWIFVIDILVFYGTFTYEFGAVSNDTLVAALQHSNNRGCKSPGSSSTSTHLNCNPDSIAMI, from the exons GTATGCCATGGCAGTGATGAATCACCACGTGTGCCCTGTTGAGAACTG GTCCTACAATGAGTCCTGCTCTTCTGAACCTGCCAAGCATGGCTACCCCAAAAGCTGCTGCACCTTGGATGATATCCCTTTAATCag CAAATGTGGCACTTACCCTCCTGAAAGTTGCCTCTTCAGCCTTATCGGAAATGTTGGGGCTTTCATGG TGGTGGTGATCTGTTTCCTGCGCTATGGGCAGCTGATAGAGCAGAGCCACAGCTCCTGGGTGAACACCACAGCGCTGATCATAGGCTGTACCAACGCCGCAGGCTTAGTCATAGTTGGCAATTTCCAG GTGGAGTATGCCAAATATCTTCACTACATCGGAGCCTGTGTAGCTTTCCCTGCTGGCCTGCTCTTTGTCTGCCTCCAGTGCGTCCTCTCCTACCACGTTGCAGTCTCTGTCCTGGACTTCTGGATGGCGCATCTCCGCGTCTTCCTTACTACTGTGGCCTTAATTTCCCTTGTCCTCT CTGGCATCTTCTTCGTCCAGGAGAGCTTCCTCCTGCAGCATATGACTGCCATCTGTGAATGGATCTTTGTCATCGATATCCTGGTCTTCTATGGCACTTTCACCTACGAGTTTGGTGCAGTCTCTAATGACACCTTGGTGGCTGCCCTGCAGCATTCAAACAACAGGGGGTGCAAGTCTCCAGGGAGCAGCAGCACCTCCACACACCTTAACTGTAACCCTGATAGCATTGCCATGATATGA
- the RNF181 gene encoding E3 ubiquitin-protein ligase RNF181 yields the protein MASYFDEHDCEPGSGPPETLHRRALLELARSLFHGLEFDLGSLEGGDWAHRLPPPASRRVVQSLPALRVTALQAGAGLKCPVCLLEFEEDEVVRKMPCEHFFHTDCILPWLGKTNSCPLCRYELPTDDETYEEFKQDKMRREQQAHRLEYLHGAMYT from the exons ATGGCTTCCTATTTCGACGAGCACGACTGCGAGCCGGGCTCGGGCCCCCCGGAGACGCTGCACCGCCGAGCGCTGCTGGAGCTGGCTAG GTCTCTCTTCCACGGCCTGGAGTTCGATCTGGGCTCCCTGGAGGGCGGCGACTGGGCCCACCGGCTGCCTCCCCCGGCTTCCAGGCGTGTCGTCCAGAGCCTCCCTGCGCTGCGAGTGACGGCGCTGCAggcaggtgcag GGCTGAAGTGTCCGGTGTGCCTGCTTGAATTTGAGGAGGATGAGGTGGTCAGGAAGATGCCCTGTGAGCACTTCTTTCACACAGACTGTATCCTTCCCTGGCTTGGAAAG ACCAACTCCTGCCCCCTCTGTCGCTATGAATTGCCTACCGATGATGAGACATACGAGGAATTCAAACAGGACAAG ATGCGGAGGGAGCAGCAGGCACACCGACTGGAGTACCTTCATGGGGCGATGTACACATGA
- the VAMP5 gene encoding vesicle-associated membrane protein 5, with amino-acid sequence MPENHLEQCQKETEEVTEIMLENYNKVLDREGKLHDLDERADELRNQSSAFSKTTKTIARQQRWKNRKCKIILVVVVAGAVLLIILAIVLALSFPTSGNQEAAAKASTGGD; translated from the exons ATG CCGGAAAACCATTTAGAGCAATGCCAGAAGGAGACCGAGGAAGTGACTGAGATCATGCTAGAAAACTATAACAAGGTGCTGGATCGTGAGGGCAAACTGCACGACCTGGATGAAAGGGCAGATGAACTTCGAAACCAG AGTTCTGCCTTCAGCAAGACCACAAAGACCATAGCCAGGCAGCAGCGCTGGAAGAACAGGAAATGCAAGATCATCTTGGTGGTCGTGGTTGCTGGGGCTGTCCTGCTGATCATCCTGGCAATAGTTCTCGCACTCAGCTTCCCCACTTCTGGCAACCAGGAGGCTGCAGCAAAAGCCAGCACTGGTGGGGACTGA